The following coding sequences lie in one Prionailurus viverrinus isolate Anna chromosome X, UM_Priviv_1.0, whole genome shotgun sequence genomic window:
- the LOC125157366 gene encoding LOW QUALITY PROTEIN: 40S ribosomal protein S3a-like (The sequence of the model RefSeq protein was modified relative to this genomic sequence to represent the inferred CDS: inserted 1 base in 1 codon) gives MAAGKNKCLTKVGKKGAKKKVVDPFSRKDWYDMKAPAMFNITNNGKTLVTRTQGTKIAYDGLKGCIFEVILADLQNDEVAFRICKLITEDFQGKNCXNFHSTDLTHDKMCSMVKKWQTRTESHVDAKTSNGYWPHLFCVGFTSKCNNQIQKTSHAQHQQVHPIQKKMMEIMTREVQTSDLKEVVNKLIPDSTGKHTEKACRSIYPFQDVFVRKVKMLKKPKFESGKLMELHG, from the exons ATGGCGGCTGGCAAGAACAAGTGCCTTACAAAAGTCGGCAAAAAGGGAGCCAAGAAGAAAGTCGTTGATCCATTTTCTAGGAAAGACTGGTATGATATGAAAGCACCAGCTATGTTCAATATaacaaataatggaaaaacaCTAGTCACAAGAACTCAAGGAACCAAAATCGCATATGATGGCCTCAAGGGTTGTATTTTTGAAGTGATCCTTGCTGATCTGCAGAATGATGAAGTTGCATTTAGAATATGCAAGCTAATTACTGAAGATTTCCAGGGCAAAAACT CTAATTTCCACAGCACAGATCTTACCCATGACAAAATGTGCTCCATGGTCAAAAAATGGCAGACCAGGACTGAATCTCATGTTGACGCCAAGACTAGCAATGGTTACTGGCCTCATCTATTTTGTGTTGGTTTTACTAGCAAATGCAACAATCAGATTCAGAAGACCTCTCACGCTCAGCACCAACAGGTCCACCCAATTCAGAAAAAGATgatggagatcatgacccgagaggTGCAGACAAGTGACTTGAAAGAAGTCGTCAACAAATTGATTCCAGACAGCACtggaaaacacacagaaaaggccTGTCGGTCTATTTATCCATTCCAGGATGTCTTCGTTAGAAAAGTGAAAATGCTGAAGAAGCCTAAGTTTGAATCGGGAAAGCTCATGGAGCTTCATGGTTAA